The Lactobacillus sp. CBA3605 genome contains a region encoding:
- a CDS encoding LytTR family DNA-binding domain-containing protein: MYPIVICEDSSIQLRQLTHIVKDYVMFHDAEFELALSTTTPHDCLTYLKQAKPENGIYLLDIDLNADIDGIELAEKIRAVDVQAKLIFITTHDEMAPITLKRQLEVLGFISKDQPVEKIRAEIIDNLALAQQRSLAAATTRQQNFAFTVGSRIFNLNIQEILLITPADIPHRLKCYAQAGEYEFYGKLSALEKQYQQLFRCSKSALINVDNVIEYDVKTKLIYFGDGLSCKCSMTKVKALKKRLKVNGIVGEQ, translated from the coding sequence ATGTATCCAATTGTTATTTGTGAAGATAGCTCGATTCAATTGAGGCAACTCACACACATCGTCAAAGATTATGTCATGTTTCACGATGCTGAGTTTGAGTTAGCTTTAAGTACAACAACGCCGCATGATTGTTTGACTTATTTGAAGCAAGCTAAGCCTGAAAACGGTATTTATCTATTGGATATTGATTTGAATGCTGATATTGATGGTATTGAGTTGGCTGAAAAAATTCGAGCGGTGGATGTTCAGGCTAAACTGATCTTTATTACGACTCATGATGAAATGGCACCAATTACGTTGAAACGACAGTTAGAAGTGCTAGGGTTTATCAGTAAGGATCAGCCTGTGGAGAAAATTCGGGCTGAAATTATTGATAACTTAGCTTTAGCGCAGCAGCGCTCATTGGCAGCCGCAACGACGCGACAACAAAATTTTGCGTTCACGGTTGGCAGCCGAATTTTCAATCTTAATATACAAGAAATCTTACTCATAACTCCGGCTGATATTCCACATCGGCTTAAATGCTATGCGCAAGCGGGTGAATACGAGTTTTATGGGAAGTTATCAGCGCTTGAAAAGCAATATCAGCAGTTGTTTCGCTGTTCAAAATCAGCCTTAATTAATGTGGATAATGTGATTGAATATGATGTTAAAACTAAACTAATTTATTTTGGTGATGGCTTGAGTTGCAAGTGTTCAATGACTAAAGTTAAAGCCTTGAAGAAGCGACTAAAAGTTAATGGCATTGTTGGGGAACAATAA
- a CDS encoding GHKL domain-containing protein, producing MTDHYQDIGNVNEIHMKSILLTKLFAIENQGIKYRFECRTPIQPLTINPFDMVRLLSITLDNAIEAVQDNQHKYITIVIYQAPTSLNIMIENTDQTSASDVNTLRQLGTTTKQKHSGLGLSIIDDIRHKYHNVLVSYKWIPAKFSVQITIET from the coding sequence ATGACTGATCATTATCAGGATATTGGTAATGTCAATGAGATTCATATGAAAAGTATCTTGTTGACTAAGCTATTCGCCATAGAAAATCAAGGCATTAAGTATCGCTTTGAATGTCGAACGCCGATTCAGCCACTGACCATCAATCCTTTTGATATGGTGCGATTGCTTAGTATTACATTAGATAATGCGATTGAGGCCGTCCAAGATAATCAGCATAAATATATTACAATTGTTATCTATCAAGCACCGACCAGTCTAAATATTATGATTGAAAATACTGATCAGACCTCGGCTAGCGATGTGAACACGTTAAGACAGTTAGGTACAACAACTAAGCAGAAGCATAGCGGTTTAGGGTTATCAATTATTGATGATATTCGGCATAAATATCATAACGTCTTAGTCTCCTACAAATGGATCCCAGCAAAATTTTCAGTTCAGATTACCATTGAAACGTAG